In the Burkholderia contaminans genome, CGCGACACGCGAGTTGCGCGGTTTCGCGCAGGCGCTCGAACGGGCACGGCACGCACTGGCGGCGATGCCGGCGCCCGCGGCCGGCATTCGTGAGGACGCAGCGCGCATCGACGCGTGGCTCGCCGACCGGCCCGACGTCGATACGCTCGCCGCGTGACGACGGCGGCCTGCCGTACCTGCCTTACAATCGGCGCTCTCTCAATCGCTTTCGATGGAGCGGGCATGTACGCGTCGACCTTCATTTTCCGGGCCGGGCAATACGACGACGAATTCCACCGGCTCGACCGGCAGATCGCCGACATGGCGCGCGCAACGCCCGGCTACCTGGGCGAGGAGACGTGGGAGAACGCCGAATCGGGGCTGATCCAGAACGTCTATTACTGGGAATCGGAGGCGGCGCTGCAGCAACTGATGCAGCACCCGGCGCATCTCGAGGCAAAGACGAAACAGGCGCGCTGGCTGGACGGCTATCGGGTCGTGATTTCGAAAGTGTTGCGCGAGTATGGCGACGGCAAGCTCACGCAGCCGCATGCGGGCCAATCCGCCTGAATGGCTGTCTGATCCATTTCTTTCGCATTACGGATCAATAACAAGGCGCTGCACCGGGAAACCCGCATGCGTACGCGGGTTTCCGCGACATCGCGTGCAATCAATTCTTCATCAAGCATGGCTAAGGTGGCTGGGCTTCACGTCGTCAGTCCGTCCACCAACAACGTCCTCACTCGATGTCGTACGGAGCCTTGTCCATGCCGAATTTCGCCTTGTCCGCGAAGCGCCGCCGCGCGCTGCGCGATCGTGCCGTTCCCGTCTTCGCACTCACGCTGATCGCCGCGAGCATCGGCGCACACGCTGCCCCGCATGACAACGACGGTGACAGCCGTTTTGCGCCGGGTTTCGTGCCGGGTTTCCTGGTCCTCAGCCGCAGCGTGTACGACAACGTGTCGGGCAACGTCCAGCCCGGCGCGATCCTGCCGCCGAACTGCGCGAAGACCACCGGCGGTTGCGGCGCGGCATCCGGCGCGCCGAACGACGGCACCTATCCGTACGTGTGGAACAACGACCGCTACGACGGCAGCTTCGGCATCACGTCGCGCATCTTCCTCGACCAGATCACGCCGGCCGGCGGTGTCGTCAGCACGCTCGAAGTGCCGAACAGCCTGCAGAAGGGCTTCGCGCACGACCAGATGGTGACGAGCTTCAGCTCGAAGTCGGAGCTCGGCCTGCACCTGTCGCTCGACGGCAGCTACCTGACGTTCATGGGCTACGTCGCGCCGGTTAACGCGATCGACGTGTCGAACTCGAACACGCCGCTCGCGGTCGATACGACGAACCCGGACGGGCAGAACGTCTATCGCGCGATCGCGCGCGTCGATCGCCACGGGCACTTCCGCTTCACCGAGACGAATGCGTACAGCGGCAACAACGGCCGCGCGGCGATCCTGAACGATCGCGACGGCCGCGAGATCTACTACACGTCGGGCAACGCCGGCAACGGCGCGAACCCACAGCCGGACAACGTGATTCTCGGCGCGGGCGCGCAGCTCATCGACGGTGCGAAGCATCATGAAGCGCAGCAGGATCCGGGCGTGCCGACGCCGCTCGCGAGCTTCTCGGTCACGGAACTCGGCGCGAAGGCCGACAAGATCGGCAAGGACGACAACTTCCGCGGCATCGCGGTGCACGACAACGTCGTGTACTACACGAAGGGCAGCGGCGGCAACGGCGTGAACACCGTGTACTTCGTCGATACGACCGGCACCGCGTGCCCGTCGGGCGTCGGCGTGCCGTCGCCGAAGGCCGTGCTGCCGACGGCGCCGCTCGCGTACAACGCGGCCACGCTGCAGACGGCCGGCCTGCCGAGCAACATGTGCGTGCTGGCCGGCTTCCCGAGCACGCCGAACAAGACCGCGACGACGCTCTCCTATCCGTTCGGGATCTGGTTCGCCGACGCGAACACGCTGTATGTCGCGGACGAAGGCGACGGTTACACGGGCGGTGCGGACCTGTACACGCATGCTGCCGCGCAGAAGACGGCGGGGCTGCAGAAGTGGGTTTACGACGCGGGTGCGAAGCAGTGGAAGCTCGCGTACACGCTGCAGAACGGGTTGAACCTCGGCCAGCCGTATTCGGTCGCCGGTTATCCGGCGGGCAACAATTCGGCGACGGGCCTGCCGTGGGCACCGGCGACGGCCGGCCTGCGCAACCTGACGGGCCGCGTCGAGCGCGACGGCACGGTGACGATCTGGGCGATTACGTCGACCGTCAGCGGCAACGGCGACGTCGGTGCGGATCCGAACCGGCTGGTTGCGGTGCGTGACGTGTTGAAGAACACGAGCGCGACGACGGCGGCGCATGAGCAATTCACGGTGCTGCGGACTGCGAAGTTTGCGGAAGTGCTGCGGGGGATCGAGTTCGCGCCGGGGACGGATACGGGGCGGTGGCACTAAAGAAGATGAGCGCCCGGCTGGCTGATGCCGGGTGACACAGGCACGGCCACGCGTTTCCGTGGCCGTGCCTTTCAACGTGGTGGTGACACGCACGCGTCGCCGGCGATGGTGGGCGATGTACGCGGCGATGTCGAATGCGTGCCGGATGCCAGGCCTCGCCCCCCGCCGGCCCACACCGCATCACAGCGCCTCAACCAGCAACCGCTTGCTCTTCTCGCAATACTCGTGACAAGCCGCCCGCGCCGCGATCGATGCGCCGTGCACGAACCGCGGCGCATCGGCCCGCCGCGACATCGACACGACGATCGACGGCGGCGACGGCTGCAGCGGCAACTCCACGACTTCACCGCTTTCGATCAACGCATCGACGAACAGCACCGGAATCGCCGCCACGCCAAACCCGTCGCGCACGAGCTGCACGATCACCGAGATCGACGGCGACCCGGTGATGCGCGTGTCCGACAGCGGCACGCCGTGCGCATGCGCGAGCGTGCGGACGATGTCCTCCAGCGCACGATGCGGCGCCGTACCGCGCCCGTAGGTGAGAATCGGCTGCCGCAGCACCTGCCTGGCGAGCCCTGCGCGCGTGTTCGGCAACAGCCCCGCGCGCGCGATCCAGCGCACCGGGTAGTTCGCGAGCGCATCGCACACGACCGACGCTTCGTCGCTGCCTTCCACGCGGATGATCAGGTCGAGTTCGCCGGCCATCAGCCGGCGCTGCAGCACGACGCTGACGTCGACGGTCAGGTCGATCTCGAGCTGCGGATAGTCGGCCGCCAGCCGCCGCATATAGTGCGGCAGCCAGCTGTGCACGACGGTCTCGATCACGCCGAGCCGCAGCTTGCCGCGCAGCGCGCTCTCGCCGGATGCCGCGGCTTGCAGCTCCTGGGTCGCCTCGACCACGGCCTTCGCATAGCCGAGCAGGTATTCGCCGTTCGGCGTGAGCCGGAATTCGCGGCCGTCGCGGTCGACGAGTACCGTCTGCAGTTCGTCCTCGAGCGCCTTCAGGCGCTGCGAGATCGCGGCCGGCGTCGCATGCAGCGCGGCGGCCGTCGTGCGGAAATTGCGCAGCTTCGCGAGCGTGACGAAGGTTTCGAGAAAACGCGTGTTCATGGCGGTCGGACGGAGGGTGAGCGCGCACTTTGCCGGTGAGGAAAAGTGAACGGAGCCGGGGAAAACCCCGAGATCCGTTAAGAAATTCTATACACGAAGCGCAGAAAAACTCGTTGGCGACAAAATTTTTTCTTTTCTATTCTTCGCCGTATCCGATGACACGGCACCGTCATCCCGACGACATACCGATCTGCGACACGACCTCATGACGCCTTCCGAATTCCGCCAGTCCGTGCGCCACGGCGCGTTCCGCGGCCCGACCGCCGGCCACTGCGGCCCGTACGCGCAAGCGAACCTCGCGATCCTGCCCGAGGCGGTCGCGCACGATTTCCTGCGCTTCTGCCAGGCGAACCCGAAAGCCTGCCCGCTGCTGGGCGTCGGCGAACCGGGCGCGTTCCGGGTCGATGCGCTCGGCGAGGATCTCGACATCCGCACCGACGTGCCGAGCTACAACGTGTACCGCGACGGCCGCCTGACCGAAAGCGTCGAGTCGCTCGAAGCGCTGTGGCGCGACGATTTCGTCGTATTCGCGATCGGCTGCTCGTTCTCGTTCGAGGACATGCTGGCCCGCGAAGGAATCGGCCTGCGCCACGTCGAGGAGGGGCGCAACGTGCCGATGTACCGCACGTCGATTCCGAATCGCCGTGCGGGGATCTTCGGCGGCCAGCTCGTCGTGTCGATGCGGCCGATGCGCGGCGCCGACGCGATCCGCGCGGTGCAGATCACGAGCCGGTTTCCGGGCGTGCACGGCGCGCCGATCCATCTCGGCGATCCGCGCGAGCTGGGCATCGCCGACCTGAACGCCCCCGAATTCGGCGACGCGGTGACGATCCGCGACGGCGAGCTGCCGGTGTTCTGGGCGTGCGGCGTGACGCCGCAAACCGCGCTGATGGACGCGAAGCTGCCGATCGCGATCGCGCACACGCCCGGCCACATGCTGATGACCGACATCACGAACGCGTCGCTGGCCGTGTTCTGACGCGCGGCGACGACACGCAC is a window encoding:
- a CDS encoding antibiotic biosynthesis monooxygenase family protein; the encoded protein is MYASTFIFRAGQYDDEFHRLDRQIADMARATPGYLGEETWENAESGLIQNVYYWESEAALQQLMQHPAHLEAKTKQARWLDGYRVVISKVLREYGDGKLTQPHAGQSA
- a CDS encoding LysR family transcriptional regulator yields the protein MNTRFLETFVTLAKLRNFRTTAAALHATPAAISQRLKALEDELQTVLVDRDGREFRLTPNGEYLLGYAKAVVEATQELQAAASGESALRGKLRLGVIETVVHSWLPHYMRRLAADYPQLEIDLTVDVSVVLQRRLMAGELDLIIRVEGSDEASVVCDALANYPVRWIARAGLLPNTRAGLARQVLRQPILTYGRGTAPHRALEDIVRTLAHAHGVPLSDTRITGSPSISVIVQLVRDGFGVAAIPVLFVDALIESGEVVELPLQPSPPSIVVSMSRRADAPRFVHGASIAARAACHEYCEKSKRLLVEAL
- a CDS encoding putative hydro-lyase, encoding MTPSEFRQSVRHGAFRGPTAGHCGPYAQANLAILPEAVAHDFLRFCQANPKACPLLGVGEPGAFRVDALGEDLDIRTDVPSYNVYRDGRLTESVESLEALWRDDFVVFAIGCSFSFEDMLAREGIGLRHVEEGRNVPMYRTSIPNRRAGIFGGQLVVSMRPMRGADAIRAVQITSRFPGVHGAPIHLGDPRELGIADLNAPEFGDAVTIRDGELPVFWACGVTPQTALMDAKLPIAIAHTPGHMLMTDITNASLAVF